Proteins from one Diprion similis isolate iyDipSimi1 chromosome 3, iyDipSimi1.1, whole genome shotgun sequence genomic window:
- the LOC124404601 gene encoding three prime repair exonuclease 2, which translates to MSETQSKTDLESIVKIQTFVFFDLETTGLIHGSSMPKITEISLVATSRDSLFSRDHRLPRVLHKLLIPVQPMRLIPLIVSEKTGLYNDLLEHEKPFDHHTFDLLNSFISRLHPPMCFVAHNGKRFDYPIILSELNRIGRTLPENILCIDSLDAFRHFFRHGHSDESKKPVALSVISKDESTTFFDDGIDAKLSAALDTYTVTSTSLGNSMQKLNETTPTHQKSSPMNIKPRKLFKREYGSPAKKRLEFTYGAPANFKLETLYRHFMGADPLNSHSAEDDCLSLLSCVLKIGVSFVSWADRNAGPLIRCAIKK; encoded by the exons ATGAGTGAAACACAATCAAAAACTGACTTGGAATCTATTGTTAAGATTCagacttttgtattttttgatttggagacaacaGGTCTCATTCACGGCTCTAGTATGCCCAAAATAACCGAAATATCATTAGTTGCAACGTCGAGAGATTCCTTATTCAGCAGGGACCACAGGTTGCCCAGAGTTTTGCACAAGCTCCTGATTCCAGTGCAACCGATGCGACTCATTCCATTGATAGTTTCTGAAAAAACAG GTCTCTACAACGATTTATTGGAACATGAGAAGCCGTTTGATCATCATACATTCGACTTATTGAACTCTTTTATCAGCAGACTGCATCCTCCGATGTGTTTTGTGGCTCACAATGGAAAGAGATTTGATTACCCGATTATTTTGTCTGAGTTGAATCGCATCGGAAGG aCTTTACccgagaatattttatgcatTGATTCGTTAGATGCATTTAGACATTTCTTTAGGCATGGTCATTCTGACGAAAGTAAAAAACCTGTTGCTCTGTCAGTTATATCCAAGGATGAGAGCACGACATTCTTTGATGACGGAATCGACGCAAAACTTTCTGCAGCCCTTGATACATATACAGTCACTTCAACATCATTAGGAAAC tcaatgcaaaaattaaatgagACAACACCAACTCATCAGAAGAGCAGTCCAATGAATATCAAACCCCGTAAGCTATTCAAGAGAGAATATGGATCACCAGCTAAAAAACGATTAGAATTTACCTATGGTGCACCTGCTAATTTCAAATTGGAAACACTGTACAGGCACTTCATGGGTGCTGATCCACTCAATTCTCACTCCGCAGAGGATGATTGTTTATCGCTGCTTAGTTGCGTACTGAAAATCGGTGTTTCGTTCGTTTCTTGGGCAGACCGCAATGCTGGTCCATTAATTCGATGTGCAATAAAAAAGTAG